A window of Hymenobacter siberiensis genomic DNA:
CGCCCAGGAGCTGAGCGTGGCCAATACCGAGCTGGCTTTCCAGAACGACGAGAAGGAAAAGCGGGCGCAGGAATTGAGCGTGGCCAACACCGAGCTGGCCTTTCAGAACGACGAGAAGGAGAAGCGGGCGCAGGAGCTCATCATCGCCAACACCGAGCTGGCGTTTCAGAACGACGAGAAGGAGAAGCGTGCCGCCGAACTGGGCATTGCCAACATTGAGCTGGCGTTTCAGAATGACGAGAAGGAAAAGCGGGCGCAGGAGCTGGTGATTGCCAACAAGGAGCTGGCCTTCCAGAACGATGAGAAGGTGAAGCGGGCGGCCGAGCTGCGCATTGCCAACTACGCCCGCAGCCTGATTGAGGCCAGCCGCGACCCGCTGGTCACCATCAGCCCGGAGGGCAAGATTACGGACACGAACCTGGCCACGGTGTACATCACGGGCATTGAGCGCGAGCAGCTGATTGGGTCCGATTTCTTTGCCTATTTCACGGAGCCGCAAATGGCCCGCGAGGTATACCAGAAGGTGTTTGCCGAGGGCACCGTGGCCGATTCGCCGCTCACGCTGCGGCACAAAGACGGCAAGCTGACCGACGTGCTGTTCAACGGCTCGGTGTATAAGAACGACGAAGGGCTGGTGCTGGGCGTGGTGATTGTGGCCCGCGACGTGACCGACCAGAAGCGCATTGCCACCGAGCTGACGGAGGCCAAAATTGCGGCCGAGCGCGCCACCGTGCTGGCCGAGGAAGCCCAGGCCAAAGCCGAAAGCGCCACCCAGACGGCCGAGGATGCCGTGAAAGCCAAGCAGCAGTTCCTCAGCAACATGAGCCACGAAATTCGCACGCCCATGAATGCCATCATCGGCTTCACGAAGGTGGTGCTGAAAACGGAGCTCACCGACAAGCAGCGCGAATACCTGACGGCCATCAAGATAAGCGGCGACACGCTGATTGTGCTCATCAACGACATTCTGGACCTGGCCAAGGTGGATGCCGGCCGGATGACCTTCGAGCAGATACCGTTCAAGCTCTCGGCTTCGGTGTCGGCCATGGTGCACTTGTTCGAAACCAAGATTCAGGAGAAAAATCTGGAGCTGGTGATGGAATACGACGAGAAAATCCCGGAAGTGCTGGTGGGCGACCCCGTGCGCCTGCACCAGATTATTCTGAACCTGGTGAGCAATGCCGTGAAATTTACCAGCGAAGGCAGCATCACGGTGGGCGTGCGGATGCTGGTGCAGGATGCGGAAAAGGTTATCCTGGAGTTTGCCGTGACGGATACCGGCATCGGCATCGAGCAGGCCAAGCTGGGCACAGTGTTCGACAATTTTCAGCAGGCCACCAGCGGCACCAGCCGCCTGTACGGCGGCACGGGCCTGGGCCTAGCCATTGTGAAAAACCTGGTGGAGCCGCAGGGGGGCACCATCAGCGTGCGGAGCAAAGTGGGCAAGGGCTCCACGTTCAGCTTCATTCTGAGCTTTACGAAAACGCTGGAAAAGGCCGAAATAGAAACCGGCCTGAACATCGAGCTGGAAGCCGGCTTTAAGGACGTTAAAATACTGGTAGTGGAAGATATTGCCCTCAACCAGCTGCTGATGAAGACCTTGTTGGAGGATTTTGGCTTTGAGATGGAAGTGGCCGGCAACGGGCAGATTGCCATCGAAAAACTGAGAACTACGCCCTTCGACATCGTGCTGATGGACCTGCAAATGCCCGTCATGAATGGCTTCGACGCCACCGAATACATCCGCAAGGAGCTGAAGCTCAAGGTGCCCATCATCGCCCTCACCGCTGACGTGACCACCGTGGATGTGGAAAAATGCAAGGCTGTGGGCATGAACGACTACATCTCGAAGCCCATCGACGATAAGCTGCTCTACAGCAAAATCATCAAGTACCTGAAAAGCTCGGGCTACAGCAAGCCCGCCGCCGCGCCGGGCCACCCGCCCGAGGCCGCGCTGCAGCCCCCACTCACCTGCGTCAACTTCGACTACCTGCGCCGCATCACCAAGAGCGACGCGCGCATGGCCGAGATGATTTACCTATATCTGCAGGAGATTCCGCAGCTGGTGCAAACCATGAAAAACGCCATTGAGCAGCAGCAGTGGCAAGCCCTGAAATCGGCCACGCATTCCATCATTCCCACCTTCGCCACCATTGGCATCAACCAGGAATTTGAGGACCACGCCAAAGACCTGCAAGCCCTGGCCGCCGTCCTGATTGCCCCCGAAGCCGCAGCCGACAGCACCGAAATCGTGGTCCAGGTGCACGCCCTGTTCTCCAAAATTGAAGCCGTGTGCGCGCTGGCCGCCCAGGAGCTGGAAGAGAAGCTGCAACGGCTTTCGCAAACGCTGCACCCAGCGCGGGCACAGAACTAAGCCGAATCAGCCGGATTTTTTCTTTTTAAATAAATGAATATTAAATGAATTAATTGTTATTTGCCGATTCAGCAGCCTGTTAGCATCGGCCTATGCGGTTTTGTCTATTCTTGGTACTGATACTGAGCTGCTGGCAGCCTGGGGCGGCCCAGGACGCACCGCCCCAGGCCCCGCGCGACACGGCTGCTGCTGAAAGACCCCAAGGGCGCGCACCTCTCGGAAGCCTACCACTACTATACTGAGCCCTTCGGGCCCCGCGCCCGACCCCGAGCGGACCGAGGCCGCGTGGCGCGCCGGCCGGTTCCGGCCCGGCCCCTGGCACAAGCCGCTCAACCTGGGCCTGATGCACCGCCGCGTGTGGATGCGCTTGCCCGTGCGCAACACCGAGCCCCTGCGCCTGCGCTTCCTGTGGAGCATTTTCAACTTCACCAACAGTGCGGCGCTGTATTGCCGGCGGGCGGGCAAGGCGAAGTTTACCCGCCCGGCGCGGTCGCTCAGCTTCCCATTTGCGCTGGACCCCGGCGAGGCGGTCGTGCTCTACCTGCGCGTGGATGCCCACACGGACAGCATCTACCTGCCCACCCACATCGAAACCACCGAATATTTCCTGGCTTGGGAAATGGGCTTTCCGTTTGAGCGGCACTGAGTGTGGTTGCTGGGCTTTTACTAAAGCTTGTGCCTTATTCAACCTGGTGCTTTTTGCGTTTCTGCGCGACCGTATTCACCTCTGGTACGTGGCCTACATGGTGGGTGTGACGCTGTTTCTGATGATGGAAGACGGGCTGGATGCCCTGCTGCTCCCGGCCGGACCGTACCGGCTGCTGTGGTCGGTGGGGCAGTATAATTTTATGCTGCTGGCGGCAGCGGCGGGTATTCGCATCATGCAGCTGTTTTTGCGGCTGCGGGCCAGCTGGCCGCGCCTGCACCGGGCCGGCAACTGGCTGGCGGGCGTGGTGGTAGGGTTTGTGGCGGGCTACGCCGGGCTGTTTCCATGGGCGGTGCGCCACAGCCTACCCACCGTGGAAGTGCTGAACGGGGTGCGCGAGGTACTGATGGTGCTGGTGTTCGGCTACGGCTGGACGGTGCTGCTGGCCCTGCTGCGGCACCGGCGCTGGCGGCGGCTGGCGGCGGCTGGCGGCATACTACGCCCTCACCTTCTTCTTCTTCTTTGTGGGCTACGGCATCTTCTGGCTCAATCATCTGGGCCTCAACAGCTTCAACCCCATCTACCCCAATACCCTGGCTTGGGGCCTCATGCTGGAGCTGCTGATACTGAGCGCCCTGCTCACTGGCCGCTTCCGGCATACGCTACGCCACAATGCCCGGCTGCGCGTGCAGCACCTGCGCCAGCGCGAGCGCGACGTACACAGCGCCCGCCTCATCGCGGCGCAGGACGATGAGCGCGAGCAGTTGGCCCGCGAGTTGCACGACGCCCTGGGTCCCAACATCGCCGCCCTGCACATGGCCTGGCAAAGCGAGGCCATGCGCGCCGCCCTGGCTTCGGCCCCCGCCGCCGCTGCCGTGGGCCAGCTCAACGAGGATATGCTGCGCGAGCTCTACAACCAGGTGCGGCAAATCAGCCACGTCCTGCTGCCGGCCGAATCGGTTACCAACCGCCTCACCACCTCCATCACCACGCTGCGCGACATGCTCAACCTGCACGGCACGCCGCAGGTACACACCGATTTCGGCCCCGGCCTCAACGAGCTGCCGCCGGCCGTGCAGTCGGCCGCCTTCCGCATCATGGCCGAGCTGGTGAACAACGCCGTGCGCCACGCCCAGGCCCGTCAGGTGCACGTGCACCTACACCGCCTCCCCACCGCCCTGGAGCTGTGCGTGGCCGACGACGGCCGCGGCTTCGGCCGGGGCGAAGACACGCCACTGACGGGCATTGGCCTGCGCGGGGTGCGCACCCGGGCGGCCTACCTGGGCGGCAGCGTGAGCATTGAGGTGCCAAAGGTGGGCACGCGGGTAATAGTGCGCCTACCGTGCTGAATTACTGTAGGGGCGAAGCGGTGCTTCGCCCGTCGTTCGCGCCAAGACAACGATTCCGTGCACCCAGGGGCGAAGCACCGCTTCGCCCCTACCCCGCCAAAACCTCCGTCACTTTGCCGATATCTCCGCTTACTTTTTGCAGAAACGTGAGCTGCTCCAGCAGCAGCTTGTCGTCGGCGGCTTCGACGGAGATATTGGGCTCGGGAGCAGCCAGCTCCTCAACGGGCGCGGCGGTGGCGGGCGCAATGCGAGCCAGGCTTTTGCTGAGGGCCGCCACGGCGCTGGTGAGGACGCGGCGGCTGTCGGGCGGGAAGGGCGGCACGGCGGGCGCGGCCTCGCGCAGGGTGCCGGTGAGGGCCGCGATGTTGGAGGAGAGAATGTGGTTCAGCACCACGAATTCGTGGGTTTCGGTGGGGCGGTGCTGCTTGCTTTTGGGCTCGGTGAGCATGCGCTGGAATGCCGCCGCGAGGTTGGCCCCGCTCACGTACACGTTTTTGCGCAGCAAGCGGTAGTCGTTGGGCGTGAGGGGGCGGCCGGCGAGGCGGTCGGCCAGCTGGCGCAAGTAGGCGAGGTTGGCGCGCAGGGCGGCGGCCATGTAGTCGGTCAATTGCTCCGATTCCCAGCTGGGAAACAGCAAGTAACCCGCCGAAAACGCAATGGCGCAGCCCATGAGCGTATCGGTGATGCGCTCCTGCGCCACGCCCAGGTAGCTCAGCCCCAGAAACCGGAACATGATGAGCAGATAAGCCGTCAGAAACACCACCGTAACCAGGTACACGGT
This region includes:
- a CDS encoding PAS domain S-box protein; the encoded protein is MKESEKRYRRLIEASQDLLVTIDLQGNITDTNEAAVKMTGVNRDALMGSNFFTYFTEPAALEQVYQQVLATGAVTNVACTLRHANGTPTQVLFDGTVNKDDHGLVLGGVLVAREVAGKNWADELSIANEELAFQNDEKGKRAAELVIANKELAFQNDEKEKRAQELSIANTELAFQNDEKEKRAQELSIANEELAFQNDEKEKRAQELSVANTELAFQNDEKEKRAQELSIANTELAFQNDEKEKRAQELSVANTELAFQNDEKEKRAQELSVANTELAFQNDEKEKRAQELIIANTELAFQNDEKEKRAAELGIANIELAFQNDEKEKRAQELVIANKELAFQNDEKVKRAAELRIANYARSLIEASRDPLVTISPEGKITDTNLATVYITGIEREQLIGSDFFAYFTEPQMAREVYQKVFAEGTVADSPLTLRHKDGKLTDVLFNGSVYKNDEGLVLGVVIVARDVTDQKRIATELTEAKIAAERATVLAEEAQAKAESATQTAEDAVKAKQQFLSNMSHEIRTPMNAIIGFTKVVLKTELTDKQREYLTAIKISGDTLIVLINDILDLAKVDAGRMTFEQIPFKLSASVSAMVHLFETKIQEKNLELVMEYDEKIPEVLVGDPVRLHQIILNLVSNAVKFTSEGSITVGVRMLVQDAEKVILEFAVTDTGIGIEQAKLGTVFDNFQQATSGTSRLYGGTGLGLAIVKNLVEPQGGTISVRSKVGKGSTFSFILSFTKTLEKAEIETGLNIELEAGFKDVKILVVEDIALNQLLMKTLLEDFGFEMEVAGNGQIAIEKLRTTPFDIVLMDLQMPVMNGFDATEYIRKELKLKVPIIALTADVTTVDVEKCKAVGMNDYISKPIDDKLLYSKIIKYLKSSGYSKPAAAPGHPPEAALQPPLTCVNFDYLRRITKSDARMAEMIYLYLQEIPQLVQTMKNAIEQQQWQALKSATHSIIPTFATIGINQEFEDHAKDLQALAAVLIAPEAAADSTEIVVQVHALFSKIEAVCALAAQELEEKLQRLSQTLHPARAQN
- a CDS encoding 7TMR-DISMED2 domain-containing protein — its product is MSPSGPAPDPERTEAAWRAGRFRPGPWHKPLNLGLMHRRVWMRLPVRNTEPLRLRFLWSIFNFTNSAALYCRRAGKAKFTRPARSLSFPFALDPGEAVVLYLRVDAHTDSIYLPTHIETTEYFLAWEMGFPFERH
- a CDS encoding sensor histidine kinase encodes the protein MGYGIFWLNHLGLNSFNPIYPNTLAWGLMLELLILSALLTGRFRHTLRHNARLRVQHLRQRERDVHSARLIAAQDDEREQLARELHDALGPNIAALHMAWQSEAMRAALASAPAAAAVGQLNEDMLRELYNQVRQISHVLLPAESVTNRLTTSITTLRDMLNLHGTPQVHTDFGPGLNELPPAVQSAAFRIMAELVNNAVRHAQARQVHVHLHRLPTALELCVADDGRGFGRGEDTPLTGIGLRGVRTRAAYLGGSVSIEVPKVGTRVIVRLPC